One window from the genome of Parasteatoda tepidariorum isolate YZ-2023 chromosome 8, CAS_Ptep_4.0, whole genome shotgun sequence encodes:
- the LOC110282570 gene encoding homeobox protein 2-like has product MIKFHHATNVDELPSQIPKPNPHQHDTSAVTTDQRRPNWVLRTPNSTDLNSHNSSQSSSITSNSSISSPRYPETSDFHGLKKEHDYDDTIPNYTQNQLISAKLGNSNAKSKLISNRNDFFRKLMQISLAGQNVTSKHPNSSNQFGSNFSSDNGDSNTGVFSNSADLYSESPLEFRKNGPFHERTSNRSANNLRSEDPNFPNKLDLKHSQSIQKPVRLYPIKYYSDLKNNSRSSSEGYKPLKSGRLQSVTTSQQESKSNFLPQVEQRSYSSHNTVYDDEDEESSQNSHEPNKAVKIVPFSSVFFTKGADLGRNRFYQIAHVNKTKSSKALIKFAPPKSNYKNVFKNFESSHKLNKPPSKIPSKKPTLSSSNVDQNHQHNYNDNYDRPESNSYKPSSFNSHSKEDERDKKNYKYGFGNSETHTPNSQYSGEVNSNSAPYESDSYYHAPSPNSSHSHPNSVPEGSYSPTYSSNSAEDLHDERGRDIPSSQYNLEHQKYPSSPPLSSNQDPPYNYEQSPAASFSQEVDYNRNNDASNSEKDIPKTYNPPSYQSHPLNQKPAMRNPQLSKHSAPYFGNAKYQENSYANPSSQFESNPPNLSPARPHRHYQKSSFSSPLKETSNWKNKHFNSESYHQEAGPELHPNLQQNGAPPYKTVSGPVTANEKPLPFSEKDNVYKGKPQFNSEPNHYAPGPHINPYNRPTSHKTLSGPVITNAKEQNYNVINSNEHRPVTYTHPSSFSPNSETPSSFHYPHSSGASYSKESNYQNSQDSQGQYKQELPPKHDYSQSHFPTQKPLIRNLPPSSVSSYSREIDYRQKNHASTDRYQSNRPSTQFHTSPQRKPPTHDYSQPHFPVQRPLANNPSLSPAPPFSGETDYREKNHDSTDRYKPSHPSTQFHTSPQGKPPKHGYSQPHFPAQRPLVSNPSLSPAPPFSGETDYRQKNRENTNQYQSSYPSSQSQTSHQSPRPYKLPRLPGTPFSGESEYPRDAPASLEEPGLRHYLPHSYSAQHSQSSHNAPPSSASSHSEEYTHSGSNQYQPNHLKSNSEPSFAPFPNNPENNYYQPNETPSHQSHNNHAKPLSSSNNVPHLEVSSYNHKNNAVASVRPQLGTKNHAPLQFQNSPSYAKSPSPATPYTDTAPHQKRGHSEFFNQYESNHRNHPHSNSQPQIEAEYKSTAYGNPSVNAKNPPTRSSHPRSRNLDNYQAHVANYNQPSAPKSHTLPYYNHNENITPCSSEYQASISAECEETSKQQDVYNVGNSGYKKESGVQKYPDVSPINSPKYSYNIKDNANTDVQQRTVKSSFLGNNNSRGKDQNYNANTESTYGGNSDPECDEKDVSSSCSFEQDEVQQPRNSVKSISVPHGHSTNFEYNSHRRQETSKLSVMSSPVANQPGSVNTDNHHTMNNINNNIPFFSGEKEKFQKNSSPTSDFSRNTQPIEQYNEEKPKHTGYTHLPRFSTETLIEESFSETKTIPISKKAMPEVVSSKTHEDNITKDSDLHKQDLETSGRSQNDKFEKSNKEKSKNFDGSKRSHNPSHFKKRSVPDKIQTAYSTIRNSKSNARQDSDESDSLTSKESDAVFKDMPDVDMNESEESFGQEDHDGFLDMGAYTDKNGSFGWYADFPVGKSHDKLTWSFS; this is encoded by the coding sequence atgattaaatttcatCATGCCACCAACGTAGATGAATTACCTAGTCAAATACCTAAGCCAAATCCACACCAACATGATACATCTGCTGTTACAACAGACCAAAGGAGACCAAATTGGGTGCTTCGAACTCCGAACTCTACCGATTTGAATTCCCACAATTCCTCTCAATCTTCGTCCATTACGTCTAATTCAAGCATCTCTTCTCCTCGATATCCAGAAACAAGTGACTTCCATGGTTTAAAGAAGGAACATGATTATGATGATACTATACCAAATTATACACAAAATCAACTTATAAGTGCCAAATTAGGAAACAGCAATGcgaaatctaaattaatatctaatagAAACGATTTCTTTAGGAAATTGATGCAAATAAGTTTAGCTGGCCAGAATGTTACCTCCAAACATCCTAATTCTTCTAATCAATTCGGAAGCAACTTTTCCTCTGATAATGGAGACAGCAATACAGGTGTGTTTTCAAACTCTGCAGACTTGTATTCCGAGTCTCCGCTGGAATTTCGCAAAAACGGACCATTTCATGAACGCACTTCTAATAGATCAGCAAACAATTTGAGGTCCGAAGATCCCAATTTTCCAAACAAATTGGATCTTAAACATTCTCAGAGTATACAAAAACCAGTTCGATTGTATCCCATTAAATATTACTCAGATTTAAAGAACAATTCTAGAAGTAGTTCTGAAGGGTACAAACCTCTTAAAAGTGGTAGATTGCAGTCTGTCACCACATCACAGCAagaatcaaaatcaaattttctaccACAAGTTGAACAACGATCATATTCTTCTCATAATACAGTATATGACGACGAAGATGAGGAAAGTAGTCAAAACTCGCACGAACCTAATAAAGCAGTAAAAATAGTGCCTTTTTCCAGTGTGTTTTTCACTAAGGGTGCTGATTTAGGAAGAAATCGCTTTTATCAAATTGCtcatgtaaataaaacaaaatcttcaaAAGCGTTAATAAAATTCGCTCCACCAAAATCTAAttataagaatgtttttaaaaattttgaaagtagtcatAAATTGAACAAGCCACCATCAAAAATACCTTCTAAAAAGCCAACTTTATCTAGTTCAAATGTAGATCAGAACCACCAACATAACTACAACGATAACTATGATAGACCAGAATCAAACAGTTATAAGCCTTCTTCATTTAATTCCCATTCCAAGGAAGACGAACgcgataagaaaaattataaatatggttTTGGAAATTCTGAAACTCATACTCCAAATTCCCAATATTCAGGGGAAGTCAATTCCAACTCAGCTCCGTATGAATCTGATTCCTATTATCATGCACCTTCTCCAAACAGTTCCCATTCACACCCTAATAGTGTACCAGAGGGTTCCTATTCTCCAACCTACTCTTCAAATTCTGCAGAAGACCTTCATGATGAAAGAGGTAGAGACATACCATCTAGCcaatataatttagaacatCAGAAGTATCCTTCATCACCTCCTCTTTCTTCTAATCAAGATCCCCCTTACAATTATGAACAATCGCCAGCTGCTTCTTTTTCTCAGGAAGTTGATTATAATCGAAATAATGATGCAAGCAATTCCGAAAAAGATATCCCGAAAACTTACAACCCTCCTTCTTACCAATCTCATCCACTAAACCAAAAGCCAGCAATGCGCAATCCGCAATTATCAAAACACTCTGCACCTTATTTTGGAAACgcaaaatatcaagaaaatagTTATGCAAACCCATCAAGTCAATTTGAATCAAATCCTCCAAATTTATCACCAGCGAGACCTCACCGACATTACCAAAAATCATCATTTTCTTCCCCTCTAAAGGAAACTAGTAATtggaaaaacaaacattttaattctgaatCATACCATCAAGAGGCAGGGCCTGAATTACATCCTAATTTACAACAAAACGGGGCACCCCCTTATAAAACTGTTTCTGGACCCGTTACTGCAAATGAAAAGCCACTACCGTTTTCTGAAAAAGACAATGTATATAAGGGAAAACCCCAATTTAATTCTGAACCGAATCATTATGCACCAGGTCCTCACATAAATCCTTATAATCGACCTACTTCTCATAAAACGTTATCTGGTCCAGTTATCACAAAtgcaaaagaacaaaattataatgtaataaattctaaTGAACATAGACCCGTTACTTACACTCATCCTTCATCATTTTCGCCAAACTCTGAAACACCATCATCATTTCATTATCCACATTCATCTGGAGCGTCGTATTCTAAAGAAAGTAATTATCAAAACTCCCAAGACAGCCAAGGTCAGTATAAACAAGAACTGCCACCAAAGCATGATTATTCACAATCTCATTTTCCAACTCAAAAGCCTTTAATAAGAAATCTACCACCTTCGTCAGTTTCATCCTATTCCAGAGAAATCGATTATCGTCAGAAAAACCACGCTAGTACTGATCGATATCAATCAAACCGTCCTTCCACACAATTTCATACATCGCCTCAAAGAAAACCACCTACACATGACTATTCACAACCACATTTTCCAGTCCAAAGACCTTTAGCAAACAATCCATCTCTTTCGCCTGCCCCACCGTTCTCCGGAGAAACCGATTATCGTGAGAAAAACCACGACAGTACTGATCGATATAAACCAAGCCATCCATCCACACAATTTCATACATCGCCTCAAGGAAAACCACCTAAACATGGCTATTCACAACCGCATTTTCCAGCCCAAAGACCTTTAGTAAGCAATCCATCTCTTTCGCCTGCCCCACCGTTCTCCGGAGAAACCGATTATCGGCAGAAAAACAGGGAAAATACTAATCAGTATCAGTCAAGCTATCCTTCTTCTCAATCGCAAACATCACATCAAAGTCCTCGGCCCTATAAATTACCTAGATTGCCTGGTACTCCTTTCTCTGGAGAAAGTGAATATCCACGAGACGCTCCTGCAAGTTTAGAAGAGCCAGGTCTGCGCCATTATTTACCACATTCTTATTCAGCACAACACTCACAATCATCACACAATGCACCTCCTTCTTCTGCCTCTTCCCATTCTGAAGAATATACCCATTCTGGTTCTAATCAGTACCAGCCAAATCATCTTAAGTCAAATAGTGAACCATCTTTTGCACCATTTCCTAATAAcccagaaaataattattatcagcCTAATGAAACCCCTTCTCATCAATCCCATAATAATCATGCGAAACCTCTCTCTTCTTCTAACAATGTTCCACATCTGGAGGTTTCCAGCTATAATCATAAGAACAATGCTGTTGCTTCAGTCCGACCTCAGTTGGGAACAAAGAACCATGCTCCCTTACAATTTCAAAACTCGCCCTCTTATGCAAAATCACCTTCACCAGCTACTCCTTATACTGATACAGCCCCCCATCAGAAAAGAGGCCAttccgaattttttaatcagtatGAATCCAATCATCGTAATCATCCACATTCTAACTCTCAACCACAAATTGAAGCTGAATATAAAAGTACCGCGTATGGCAATCCTTCCGTAAATGCTAAAAATCCACCTACACGATCCTCGCACCCACGAAGTCGGAATTTAGACAATTATCAAGCGCATGTAGCTAATTACAATCAGCCATCAGCACCAAAATCGCATACTTTACCTTACTACAATCACAACGAAAATATAACTCCATGCAGTTCCGAATACCAAGCCAGCATATCTGCTGAATGCGAAGAAACTTCGAAACAGCAAGATGTATATAACGTGGGGAATTCTGGATACAAAAAAGAATCTGGCGTCCAAAAATATCCAGATGTCTCTCCCATTAATTCACCAAAATACAGTTATAACATTAAAGACAATGCTAATACAGACGTACAACAAAGAACAGTGAAATCAAGCTTTTTGGGAAACAATAATAGTCGAGGTaaggatcaaaattataatgcaaataCGGAGTCGACATACGGTGGAAATTCAGACCCTGAATGTGATGAAAAAGATGTAAGTTCATCTTGCTCCTTCGAACAAGATGAAGTTCAACAACCACGTAACTCTGTTAAATCAATTTCTGTCCCTCATGGTCATTCGACAAATTTCGAATACAATAGTCACCGAAGACAAGAGACTTCTAAGTTAAGCGTCATGAGCAGTCCAGTGGCAAATCAGCCTGGATCAGTTAACACGGATAATCACCACACTAtgaataacattaataacaatatCCCTTTCTTTAGTggcgaaaaagaaaaatttcagaaaaattcctCCCCAACGAGTGATTTTTCTCGTAATACGCAACCCATAGAACAATATAATGAAGAGAAACCGAAACATACCGGTTACACTCATCTCCCAAGATTTAGTACTGAAACTTTGATAGAAGAATCTTTTTCGGAGACAAAAACTATTCCAATCTCAAAGAAAGCAATGCCTGAGGTAGTTTCTTCGAAAACCCACGAAGACAACATTACAAAAGATTCGGACCTCCATAAACAAGATTTAGAAACTTCAGGGAGAAGTCAAAatgacaaatttgaaaaatcgaaCAAAGAgaagagtaaaaattttgatggttcTAAACGCTCACATAATCCCAGCcattttaaaaaacgcagtgTTCCTGATAAAATTCAAACAGCATACTCAACCATACGAAATTCCAAATCCAATGCTCGACAAGATTCTGATGAAAGTGATAGCCTCACAAGTAAAGAAAGCGATGCTGTTTTTAAGGACATGCCAGATGTGGACATGAATGAAAGTGAAGAATCGTTTGGTCAAGAAGATCATGATGGATTTTTGGACATGGGTGCCTATACTGATAAAAATGGATCATTCGGATGGTATGCTGATTTTCCAGTTGGAAAAAGTCACGATAAACTGACATGGtcattttcttga